The following proteins are co-located in the Flammeovirga kamogawensis genome:
- a CDS encoding XRE family transcriptional regulator, which yields MSKEITKFGQNLRFLRLQHKPKLSQTDLGTALSTADDNVSRSAISSYEDGRAEPNYKRLEKISNFFDIPIDQILTQELDKLDKLNILKKENVSDHTSGKDLRILAIPMDKDKDEENIVFIPEKARAGYASGYSDIGFFKNLPKYTLPFLPKGKTYRAFEISGDSMPPLNEGTIIIGEYIDDWNDIKEGTVCIVTTRNDGFVLKKVYNNITNNNSFILKSTNLRYSPYEVDVHDVREVWRLVAHISKEFPDNEEANSLTEMQEAIWRLDQEVLNMKRKN from the coding sequence ATGTCGAAAGAAATCACAAAATTTGGCCAAAACCTAAGGTTTTTAAGACTACAACATAAACCCAAGTTAAGCCAGACTGACTTAGGAACTGCTCTAAGCACAGCTGACGACAACGTATCTAGAAGTGCTATATCGTCTTATGAAGATGGACGAGCTGAACCTAATTATAAAAGGTTAGAGAAAATATCGAACTTTTTTGATATTCCAATTGATCAAATACTAACTCAAGAGTTAGATAAATTAGATAAATTAAACATTCTTAAAAAAGAGAATGTGAGTGACCATACATCTGGTAAAGATTTAAGGATACTTGCCATTCCAATGGATAAGGATAAAGATGAAGAAAATATCGTTTTTATTCCTGAAAAAGCAAGAGCTGGATATGCATCTGGATATTCTGATATTGGTTTCTTTAAAAACCTACCTAAATACACTCTACCTTTCCTTCCTAAGGGTAAAACCTATAGAGCTTTTGAAATAAGTGGAGATTCTATGCCGCCATTAAATGAAGGCACTATTATTATTGGCGAATATATTGATGATTGGAATGATATTAAAGAAGGAACTGTCTGTATTGTAACTACAAGAAACGATGGTTTTGTTCTCAAAAAAGTTTACAATAATATTACAAATAATAATAGCTTTATTCTGAAGTCTACTAACTTACGTTACTCTCCTTACGAAGTCGATGTACATGATGTTAGAGAAGTTTGGCGTTTGGTAGCTCATATATCTAAAGAATTTCCTGATAATGAAGAAGCCAATTCTCTTACAGAAATGCAAGAAGCAATTTGGAGGCTAGACCAAGAAGTGTTAAATATGAAAAGAAAAAATTAA
- a CDS encoding DUF4924 family protein, translated as MVIADQKKEQNICEYIIYIYQSEELLRAFDFNFKDIEEYVINHISKLSKQEKQDVLQWHKDLHTLMQEEEVTKEGHCSLAQNEVDKITKLHNDLIVNDKEYQSRYAVAEPHINNNLKIADGLITNPIQICINGIFGLLLLRTRGKKIDEPTQKILNSFGDVLSYLAFKAK; from the coding sequence ATGGTAATTGCTGATCAAAAGAAAGAGCAAAATATTTGTGAGTATATTATTTATATTTACCAATCTGAAGAGTTATTACGAGCATTTGATTTCAATTTTAAGGATATTGAAGAATACGTAATAAATCATATTTCAAAACTTTCTAAACAAGAAAAACAAGATGTTCTTCAATGGCATAAAGATCTACACACTTTAATGCAAGAAGAAGAAGTAACTAAAGAAGGACATTGCTCTCTTGCTCAAAATGAAGTTGATAAAATCACTAAGCTTCATAATGATCTAATAGTTAATGACAAGGAGTATCAATCAAGATACGCAGTAGCTGAACCTCATATAAATAATAATCTAAAAATAGCAGATGGATTAATTACTAATCCAATCCAAATTTGCATAAATGGGATTTTTGGTTTATTATTACTCAGAACAAGAGGAAAAAAGATAGACGAGCCAACACAAAAGATTCTTAACTCATTTGGTGACGTTTTATCTTACTTAGCTTTCAAAGCAAAATAA